From Bradyrhizobium sp. sBnM-33:
GGGAATTCGTCGAATTCCGCGCCCCAGGCCGCGCCCGCATTGTTGACGAGGATGTCGAGGTTCGGCTCCAGCTTGATGATTTCGCCAGCCAGCTTTTCGCAGCCTTCGACCGTCGAGATGTCGATCGGCAGCGCGATGCATTCGCCGTCATAGGCGGCGGTGAGTTCTTTGGCGGTCGCCTCGCAGGGACCTGCCTTGCGCGCGGTAATGTAAACCTTCGCCGCGCCCTGCGCGAGAAAGCCGGCCGCGATCATCTTGCCGATGCCGCGCGACCCGCCCGTCACCAGCGCGACGCGACCCTGAAGCGAGAACAGATCCTTGAACATTGCGTTCCTCCATTTGCATTGCCGGAGGTTTTGGGCGTGGGAGCAGGGCGAGTCAAGAAAGGGAAATGGACCCGTAGCCCGGATGGAGCGCAGCGCAATCCGGGGAAGCTCTGCCGACTTTGTGAGACTGTCCCGGATTTCGCTTGCGCTCCATCCGGGCTACGGCGCTACGAATTGTATCTACGCCGCGTCGATGCGGCGAAAGCCGTTCCACATGGCGGTGGCGGCGCCGGAGGTCAGGATGGGGATGATCCGTTCGTCCTGGTAATTGCCGTTCAGCGAGATTCGCTGCAGCGCCGTCAGGTGGTCGGCGCTTTCCGGAAAAATCATGCCCGGCCGCGTCGTGACTGCCGTCTTGAATCCTGCCGCCTTCGCCAGGCGGAATTCGCGCTGGCCCGCGGCGGTCCGGTCGCCATAGGGATAGGCGAGATGAAGCACCGGCCGCTGCAACGCCGCTTCGATCCGCGCGCGGCTTTCGGCCAGTTCGAACGAAGCGGTTTCTTCGCTCTGCCGCGCCAGATTGCAATGCGTAACCGTATGCGCGCCGATCGTTACCAGCGGATCGTCCGCGAACGCCTTCAGCTCCTCCCAGGACATGCAGAGATCGCCGGCGATGAGATACTCGTCGACGTCATGGCGCGTGCATAGCGCGGAGATCTCGCGCTGCAGGTCGTGTTCTCCCGGCAGTCGGCGCAGCCAGTCGTGGATGCGGTCGAAGGTGGCCTGTTTGGCTACCGGCGTCGAGGCATCGAGGCGGATTGCTGTGCCGCCGATCGGGACCTCGATCGAGGAAGCCTTGGCGATCACCTTTTCGAGCGCGACCCACCACAACCTTCCAGTGCCCTCGGCGAAATCGCTCGTGACATAGACGGTGAGGGGCGCGTCAAACTCACGCATCACCGGCAGCGCGTAATCGCGGTTGTCGCGATAGCCGTCGTCGAGGGTGAAGCAGGCAAAGCGCCGCGCGAAACTCCGCTTCTGGAGTCGCTGATGCACCTCGTCCATGGTGACGATGTCGACGTCGAGCGTGCGAAGGTGCGCCAGCATCGCACGCAAGAACTCCGGCTCGACTTCGAGATGATGATTGGGCTGAAACTCACCGTCGCGGCGCGGACGGACGTGGTGCAGCATGAAAATGGCGCCGATGCCTGCGAAGATTGGTCGCAGCAGGTAGTGCGCTCGGGAGAAGTACAGCGCTTCCAGCCCGGCGCGAATGACGGTGTTGCGAAGCAGTTTCATCGAGATGCAGGGCTGCCCGGTTAATTACGGGGACGAAACTAGCGACAGAGCGCTGAAGAAACGGTTAGCCGGACCGATTTCCGCTCCTTTCTCGCCTGCGACATTTCGGGTTTGACAGCCTCGCAAGGGTTTGTTTTCTCTCCGTTCCAGACCCGGCGGGAACTCGAATGCGCGGACTTTTCAGGTGGAGTAGCAAATGGTGGCCGGGTGTCATTCCGCTGGTCATTTGTTGGGCTATCGCGGCCTGGACGAGTACAGAACCACTGGAAGTTGACTTGGCGCAGCGTTCGGCCGCCGCGCTCAAGGGCACCATCCTCGATAAACGGCGGATCTCGGTCGAAGGCCGCGACGTGACCCTGGCCGCAGACGCATTCTCGGAAGACGGCCGGCAGAGTGCGGTGGCTTCGGTGGAAGCGGTGCCGGGCGTGCGTTTGGTTAACGACGAAACCCGGCTCGTTCCCGAAGCCAAGCCGTTCGTCTGGTCGGCCGAACGCGACGTCGTCCGGGTAACGCTCTCGGGCAATTCGCCCCTGCCGGCGAGCAAGAGCCGGTTGATGGAGGCGGCGCGCGCCAATCTCGGCGGTGTCGAAGTGGTCGACCGGATGAATTTGTCGCGCGGGGCGCCGCCGCATTTCGACAATGCCGCGCTGTTGCTGCTCGACCAGGTCGGCAAGCTGAAGGAAGGCAAGATCACGCTGTCGGACACCAAGGTCAGCCTGTCCGGCATGGCGCGTGAACTCGGCGGCCGGGAAGCCGTCGCCGCGGCGCTGAAAAATCTGCCCGAGGGTTTTTCGGTCGCGGCCAACGACGTCAAGGCGCCTCCCTATATTTTCCAGGCCTACAAGGATCCCGTCGCGGTAACGCTGACGCTGACCGGCAACGTGCCCGACAACAACGTCCACGCCATGCTGGTGGCGGCTGCGGGGCGCAAATTCTTCAGCGAAAAAGTCGTCGATAACCTCAAGACGAGCATCGGCGCGCCCGCAGGTTTCGCCAACGCGGTGGTATCAGCGCTCGGCGCGCTGTCGCGGCTGTCGACCGGTACGTTGGTCGTCTCCGACCGCGAGGTGAAACTGTCGGGCGATGCGCTCTATGACGCCGCCGCCAGTCAGATCCGCGCCGGCCTCGGCAAGGACTTTCCGCAGGGCTGGCAGTTCAAGCCGGAAATTTCGGTCAAGCCGGCCGCCGCGCCGGTGGACGCGACGGTCTGCCAGCAATTATTTACAGAGCTGCTCGGCAAGGCCCGGATCCGCTTCGAATCCGGCAAGGCCGATATCGTCGCCGATTCCGCCGGTCTGCTCGACCGCCTGATCGAAACCGCGTTGCGCTGTCCGGCCGCCAATATCGAGATATCAGGGCATACCGACGCCGACGGCGACGAGGCAGCCAACCAGGCGCTGTCCGAGAAGCGTGCGCAGGCGGTCGCCGACTATCTGGTTAAGGCGGGATTACCCGCCAACCGGTTCAGTGCGGTCGGCTATG
This genomic window contains:
- a CDS encoding OmpA family protein — protein: MRGLFRWSSKWWPGVIPLVICWAIAAWTSTEPLEVDLAQRSAAALKGTILDKRRISVEGRDVTLAADAFSEDGRQSAVASVEAVPGVRLVNDETRLVPEAKPFVWSAERDVVRVTLSGNSPLPASKSRLMEAARANLGGVEVVDRMNLSRGAPPHFDNAALLLLDQVGKLKEGKITLSDTKVSLSGMARELGGREAVAAALKNLPEGFSVAANDVKAPPYIFQAYKDPVAVTLTLTGNVPDNNVHAMLVAAAGRKFFSEKVVDNLKTSIGAPAGFANAVVSALGALSRLSTGTLVVSDREVKLSGDALYDAAASQIRAGLGKDFPQGWQFKPEISVKPAAAPVDATVCQQLFTELLGKARIRFESGKADIVADSAGLLDRLIETALRCPAANIEISGHTDADGDEAANQALSEKRAQAVADYLVKAGLPANRFSAVGYGSTQPIAGNETDQGKAQNRRIDFVVK
- a CDS encoding polysaccharide deacetylase family protein is translated as MKLLRNTVIRAGLEALYFSRAHYLLRPIFAGIGAIFMLHHVRPRRDGEFQPNHHLEVEPEFLRAMLAHLRTLDVDIVTMDEVHQRLQKRSFARRFACFTLDDGYRDNRDYALPVMREFDAPLTVYVTSDFAEGTGRLWWVALEKVIAKASSIEVPIGGTAIRLDASTPVAKQATFDRIHDWLRRLPGEHDLQREISALCTRHDVDEYLIAGDLCMSWEELKAFADDPLVTIGAHTVTHCNLARQSEETASFELAESRARIEAALQRPVLHLAYPYGDRTAAGQREFRLAKAAGFKTAVTTRPGMIFPESADHLTALQRISLNGNYQDERIIPILTSGAATAMWNGFRRIDAA